Proteins from a single region of Streptomyces sp. HUAS 15-9:
- the recA gene encoding recombinase RecA — protein sequence MAGTDREKALDAALAQIERQFGKGAVMRMGERSKEPIEVIPTGSTALDVALGVGGLPRGRVVEIYGPESSGKTTLTLHAVANAQKAGGQVAFVDAEHALDPEYARKLGVDIDNLILSQPDNGEQALEIVDMLVRSGALDLIVIDSVAALVPRAEIEGEMGDSHVGLQARLMSQALRKITSALNQSKTTAIFINQLREKIGVMFGSPETTTGGRALKFYASVRIDIRRIETLKDGTEAVGNRTRCKVVKNKVAPPFKQAEFDILYGQGISREGGLIDMGVEHGFVRKAGAWYTYEGDQLGQGKENARNFLKDNPDLANEIEKKIKEKLGVGVRPEEPTAEPGADAVVAAGTDAGKTAPAPAAGKAAKPKAGAAKS from the coding sequence ATGGCAGGAACCGACCGCGAGAAGGCGCTCGACGCCGCGCTCGCACAGATTGAACGGCAATTCGGCAAGGGCGCGGTCATGCGCATGGGCGAGCGGTCGAAGGAGCCCATCGAGGTCATCCCGACCGGGTCGACCGCGCTCGACGTGGCCCTGGGCGTCGGCGGACTGCCGCGCGGCCGCGTCGTGGAGATCTACGGCCCGGAGTCCTCCGGTAAGACGACCCTGACCCTGCACGCCGTGGCGAACGCACAGAAGGCCGGCGGTCAGGTCGCGTTCGTGGACGCGGAGCACGCCCTCGACCCCGAGTACGCGCGCAAGCTCGGCGTCGACATCGACAACCTCATCCTCTCCCAGCCCGACAACGGCGAGCAGGCCCTGGAGATCGTGGACATGCTGGTCCGCTCCGGCGCCCTCGACCTCATCGTCATCGACTCCGTCGCCGCGCTCGTCCCGCGCGCGGAGATCGAGGGCGAGATGGGCGACAGCCACGTCGGTCTGCAGGCCCGTCTGATGAGCCAGGCCCTGCGGAAGATCACCAGCGCGCTCAACCAGTCGAAGACCACCGCGATCTTCATCAACCAGCTCCGCGAGAAGATCGGCGTGATGTTCGGCTCCCCGGAGACCACGACCGGTGGCCGGGCGCTGAAGTTCTACGCCTCGGTGCGCATCGACATCCGCCGCATCGAGACCCTGAAGGACGGCACGGAGGCGGTCGGCAACCGCACCCGCTGCAAGGTCGTCAAGAACAAGGTCGCGCCGCCCTTCAAGCAGGCCGAGTTCGACATCCTCTACGGCCAGGGCATCAGCCGCGAGGGCGGTCTGATCGACATGGGCGTCGAGCACGGCTTCGTCCGCAAGGCCGGTGCCTGGTACACGTACGAGGGCGACCAGCTCGGCCAGGGCAAGGAGAACGCGCGCAACTTCCTGAAGGACAACCCCGACCTGGCCAACGAGATCGAGAAGAAGATCAAGGAGAAGCTGGGCGTCGGAGTGCGGCCGGAGGAGCCCACGGCCGAGCCGGGCGCCGACGCCGTGGTCGCGGCCGGTACGGACGCCGGGAAGACGGCGCCCGCCCCGGCAGCCGGCAAGGCCGCCAAGCCCAAGGCCGGCGCAGCCAAGAGCTGA
- the recX gene encoding recombination regulator RecX, with protein MTRRTDWAEYAHPDAPRERRGRAGAGPAWTGDGAGGDGASATGPYGGDGPYGDDPRGGSRRGGRGTRARGGSRGRRGRGGFGEASGAVPDEDGDSFSSSRAEKKEHPGDPAERARAICLRLLTGTPRTRKQLADALRKREIPDEVAGEVLSRFEEVGLIDDSAFADAWVESRHHGRGLARRALARELRTKGVDSTLIDEAVGRLDSEQEEATARELVVRKLRATRGLDRDKRIRRLAGMLARKGYSEGMALRVVRQALEEEGEDMEFLEGEES; from the coding sequence GTGACACGACGAACCGACTGGGCCGAGTACGCGCACCCCGACGCTCCGCGGGAGCGGCGGGGGAGAGCCGGCGCGGGTCCTGCCTGGACGGGCGACGGCGCGGGGGGCGACGGCGCGTCCGCCACCGGGCCGTACGGGGGTGACGGCCCGTACGGCGACGATCCGCGCGGCGGTTCACGGCGCGGTGGCCGTGGGACGCGTGCCCGGGGCGGCTCGCGCGGACGGCGCGGGCGCGGTGGCTTCGGTGAGGCATCCGGTGCGGTGCCTGATGAGGACGGGGACTCCTTCTCCTCGTCGAGGGCCGAGAAGAAGGAGCACCCGGGGGACCCGGCTGAGCGGGCGCGGGCGATCTGTCTGCGCCTGCTCACCGGGACCCCGCGCACGCGGAAGCAGCTCGCGGACGCCCTGCGCAAGAGGGAGATCCCGGACGAGGTCGCGGGCGAAGTGCTGTCGCGGTTCGAGGAGGTCGGCCTGATCGACGACAGCGCGTTCGCCGACGCCTGGGTGGAGTCCCGGCACCACGGCCGGGGGCTGGCCCGGCGCGCGCTCGCGCGTGAACTGCGGACCAAGGGCGTCGACTCGACGCTGATCGACGAGGCCGTCGGCCGGCTCGACTCCGAGCAGGAGGAGGCGACCGCCCGCGAACTCGTCGTCCGCAAGCTGCGCGCCACCCGCGGCCTCGACCGCGACAAGCGGATACGGCGCCTCGCGGGGATGCTCGCCCGCAAGGGGTACTCCGAGGGCATGGCTCTCCGGGTGGTCCGGCAGGCGCTGGAAGAAGAGGGCGAGGACATGGAGTTCCTCGAGGGCGAGGAGTCCTGA
- a CDS encoding amino acid ABC transporter permease, whose amino-acid sequence MNVLLDHLADFREGFIGTVLLTLASGLVAMMLGVIIAGFRVSPVPPLRMFGTAWVTLFRNTPLTLLFLIAWFVVPVIFVPGLSPWMKALLALSFYTSAFVCEAVRSGINTVPLGQAEAARSLGMTFSQTLRLIVLPQATRTVIAPLSSIFIALTKNSAIAGAFSVTELFGVQKLLSDKGFPITWIFLWVALAYLVITFSISGLFRLLERRLGVAR is encoded by the coding sequence GTGAACGTATTGCTCGACCATCTCGCGGACTTCCGCGAGGGGTTCATCGGCACAGTACTGCTGACCCTGGCCAGCGGACTCGTCGCGATGATGCTGGGGGTCATCATCGCCGGGTTCCGCGTCTCTCCCGTGCCTCCGCTGCGGATGTTCGGCACCGCGTGGGTCACCCTCTTCCGGAACACGCCCCTGACGCTGCTCTTCCTCATCGCGTGGTTCGTCGTGCCGGTCATCTTCGTGCCCGGTCTCAGCCCCTGGATGAAGGCCCTGCTGGCCCTGAGCTTCTACACCTCGGCCTTCGTCTGCGAGGCCGTGCGGTCGGGCATCAACACGGTGCCGCTGGGGCAGGCGGAGGCCGCCCGCTCCCTCGGCATGACCTTCTCCCAGACCCTGCGTCTGATCGTCCTGCCGCAGGCGACGCGGACCGTGATCGCCCCGCTCAGCTCGATCTTCATCGCCCTGACCAAGAACTCGGCGATCGCGGGCGCGTTCAGCGTCACCGAGTTGTTCGGCGTGCAGAAGCTGCTGAGCGACAAGGGCTTCCCCATCACCTGGATCTTCCTGTGGGTGGCTCTGGCCTATCTCGTCATCACCTTCTCGATCAGCGGTCTGTTCCGACTGCTGGAGCGGCGCCTGGGGGTCGCGCGATGA
- a CDS encoding amino acid ABC transporter permease — MTASVLFDAPGPKARLRNRLYSVLGSLALLALLAFAVYRLDAKGQLDPAVWNIFNNAGVRTNIRDGVLTTLKVFAVAGVLSLVLGLLLAVARLSEHRPVRWFATGFIELFRAVPLLITIYALWVLFLTYKNDLGVVGDNTAFWGLVIGLTVYNGCVQAEVFRAGINAVPRGQVEAAYALGLRKHQVMTTLLLPQAVRSMLPTMISQLVVTLKDTSLGYVITYTELLYATRTMANNIVVNGENPFTAVTIVVGAIYIAMCLTLSSLATWIERRGRRAKTGVAVAAAAEPAEQPGVLDVAHGPLGPVDGDADHTR, encoded by the coding sequence ATGACTGCAAGCGTTCTGTTCGACGCGCCGGGCCCCAAGGCCCGCCTGCGCAACCGCCTCTACTCGGTGCTCGGCTCACTGGCGCTGCTCGCGCTGCTCGCCTTCGCCGTGTACCGGCTCGACGCCAAGGGGCAGCTGGACCCCGCGGTCTGGAACATCTTCAACAACGCGGGCGTGCGCACCAACATCCGTGACGGCGTGCTGACCACCTTGAAGGTGTTCGCCGTGGCGGGCGTCCTGTCCCTGGTCCTGGGGCTGCTGCTCGCGGTGGCGCGGCTGTCGGAGCACCGGCCGGTCCGCTGGTTCGCGACCGGCTTCATCGAGCTGTTCCGTGCCGTCCCACTGCTCATCACGATCTATGCCCTGTGGGTGCTGTTCCTGACCTACAAGAACGACCTCGGGGTAGTGGGGGACAACACCGCGTTCTGGGGTCTCGTCATCGGTCTGACCGTCTACAACGGCTGTGTCCAGGCCGAGGTGTTCCGCGCCGGCATCAACGCCGTGCCCCGGGGACAGGTGGAGGCCGCGTACGCGCTCGGCCTGCGCAAGCATCAGGTGATGACGACGCTGCTGCTGCCGCAGGCGGTCCGCTCCATGCTGCCGACGATGATCAGCCAGCTGGTCGTCACCCTGAAGGACACCTCGCTCGGCTACGTCATCACGTACACGGAGCTTCTGTACGCCACCCGGACGATGGCCAACAACATCGTCGTCAACGGAGAGAACCCGTTCACGGCGGTCACCATCGTCGTCGGCGCGATCTACATCGCGATGTGCCTCACCCTTTCCTCGCTCGCGACCTGGATCGAACGTCGGGGGCGCCGTGCGAAGACCGGGGTCGCCGTGGCGGCCGCGGCGGAGCCGGCGGAGCAGCCGGGTGTGCTCGATGTGGCCCATGGGCCCTTGGGGCCGGTCGACGGGGACGCGGACCACACACGGTGA
- a CDS encoding cysteine dioxygenase: MSASPALSATPPAQGSASAPTQADLLDFVRRVAADAELIASLPLDPEGRTWVRLEGPGGSEAWLIGWPPGTGTGWHDHAESVGAFIAATGELRENSLAVRLPADGWRTLELTDDVDRERQLPAGQGRSFGRHHVHEVLNESTDRHAISVHAYYPPLPRIRRYSRTGPVLRLEQVERPEDWQ, encoded by the coding sequence GTGTCTGCCTCTCCCGCTCTTTCCGCCACTCCCCCCGCCCAGGGGTCCGCTTCCGCGCCCACGCAGGCGGACCTCCTCGACTTCGTACGGCGGGTGGCCGCCGACGCCGAGCTGATCGCCTCGCTCCCGCTCGACCCGGAAGGCCGCACCTGGGTGCGACTGGAGGGCCCCGGCGGCAGCGAGGCCTGGCTGATCGGCTGGCCGCCCGGCACCGGCACCGGCTGGCACGACCACGCCGAGTCCGTCGGCGCCTTCATCGCCGCGACGGGCGAGCTCAGGGAGAACTCCCTCGCCGTCCGGCTGCCCGCCGACGGCTGGAGGACCCTGGAACTGACCGACGACGTGGACCGCGAGCGGCAGCTGCCGGCCGGGCAGGGCCGCTCCTTCGGCCGGCACCACGTCCACGAGGTGCTGAACGAGTCCACCGACCGGCACGCGATCTCCGTGCACGCCTACTACCCGCCCCTGCCACGGATCCGCCGCTACAGCCGCACCGGACCGGTGCTGCGCCTGGAACAGGTCGAGCGCCCGGAGGACTGGCAGTGA
- a CDS encoding rhodanese-like domain-containing protein, with the protein MSGAEEQPEEQPAGIDELLQRVRDGYRRIEPLEAYDAVQAGQALLVDIRYAALRERDGLIPGALVVERNELEWRLDPRGSHRAPEATGHDLRVVVVCNEGYASSLAAASLHRLGLHRATDLAGGFQAWRAAGLPVTS; encoded by the coding sequence GTGAGCGGGGCGGAGGAGCAGCCGGAAGAACAGCCGGCGGGCATCGACGAGCTGCTGCAGCGGGTGCGCGACGGCTACCGGCGGATCGAGCCGCTGGAGGCGTACGACGCGGTACAGGCCGGCCAGGCCCTGCTGGTCGACATCCGCTATGCGGCCCTGCGCGAGAGGGACGGACTGATCCCCGGCGCGCTCGTCGTGGAGCGCAACGAGCTGGAGTGGCGCCTGGATCCCCGCGGCAGCCATCGCGCCCCCGAGGCGACCGGCCACGACCTGCGTGTCGTGGTGGTCTGCAACGAGGGCTACGCGTCCAGCCTGGCGGCGGCCTCCCTGCACCGCCTTGGCCTGCACCGGGCGACGGACCTGGCCGGTGGCTTCCAGGCGTGGAGGGCGGCAGGGCTGCCGGTCACCTCCTGA
- a CDS encoding FAD-dependent monooxygenase, whose protein sequence is MDPVIIVGAGPVGLTTALALARHEVPSVVLDEGPGRNDPRAARTVVLREETAALMERLTGFPLSERGVRWAGWRSLRRKQVMRELVFDDTEPAPLHLAQHVLTETLRTALADEPLVRIAVDSRLDTIEQERSGVTAHTRGPKGTWWRGSYLVGCDGPRSTVRKLQDIRFPGRTAVERHAVAALRVELPWPGQALLHRMPPWRTSWPSAGEVTARPLPDGVWRLDWLLPPGKDLVTPDLLVTHVRETLVGWTDGPTPTYELLDTGVHTVHHRLARRWRAGRVFLAGDAAHLLGTLGTQGLDEGLRDADNLAWKLAVAWHHGPHEALLDSYQAERRAVVAARLRAADQVLPVLRGSGGLRSYVPGSGRGHEALLTDGHLGRGTLGAPGSYAGSPLAPRHLEAEVSIDTPPGAPVTDVRVTAEDGSFVRLRDRLGRGALLVVLIAPGTGVWDRKHWVSAGLMPRLAAAVTALPYPAELLVAEEYPGAPAHTVLLVRPDGHLVTALSGVRPADLYAAAEATLGGAVKAEKETETETESESEAQAEAGAGAGSRAR, encoded by the coding sequence GTGGACCCGGTGATCATCGTCGGTGCGGGGCCCGTCGGGCTCACGACGGCCCTGGCGCTGGCCCGTCACGAGGTGCCGTCCGTCGTCCTCGACGAGGGCCCCGGCAGGAACGATCCACGCGCCGCGCGCACGGTCGTCCTGCGCGAGGAGACCGCCGCGCTGATGGAGCGGCTGACCGGGTTCCCGCTCTCCGAGCGGGGCGTGCGCTGGGCCGGATGGCGGTCTCTGCGGCGCAAGCAGGTGATGCGCGAACTCGTCTTCGACGACACCGAACCCGCTCCGCTGCACCTGGCACAGCACGTGCTGACCGAAACCCTGCGCACCGCCCTCGCCGACGAGCCGCTGGTCAGGATCGCCGTCGACAGCCGGCTCGACACCATCGAACAGGAGCGCTCGGGAGTCACCGCGCACACCCGGGGCCCCAAGGGCACCTGGTGGCGGGGCAGTTATCTGGTCGGCTGCGACGGCCCACGCTCGACCGTGCGCAAGCTGCAGGACATCCGCTTCCCCGGCCGTACGGCGGTGGAGCGACACGCCGTCGCCGCGCTGCGCGTGGAACTTCCGTGGCCCGGCCAGGCGTTGCTCCATCGGATGCCGCCGTGGCGGACGTCCTGGCCCTCGGCCGGGGAGGTGACCGCCCGCCCCCTCCCGGACGGCGTGTGGCGCCTGGACTGGCTGCTGCCGCCGGGCAAGGACCTGGTCACGCCCGACCTCCTGGTGACCCATGTCCGCGAGACCCTCGTGGGCTGGACGGACGGCCCCACACCGACGTACGAACTCCTCGACACCGGAGTCCACACGGTGCACCACCGCCTCGCCCGCCGGTGGCGCGCCGGCCGGGTCTTCCTCGCCGGGGACGCGGCGCACCTGCTCGGCACGCTGGGCACCCAGGGGCTGGACGAGGGGCTCAGGGACGCCGACAACCTCGCCTGGAAACTGGCCGTGGCCTGGCACCACGGACCGCACGAGGCACTGCTCGACAGCTACCAGGCGGAGCGGCGCGCGGTGGTCGCCGCCCGGTTGCGCGCCGCCGACCAGGTGCTGCCGGTGCTGCGCGGCAGTGGCGGGCTGCGCTCGTACGTCCCCGGCTCGGGCCGGGGCCATGAGGCACTGCTCACGGACGGTCACCTGGGGCGCGGGACGCTGGGCGCGCCGGGCTCGTACGCCGGTTCACCGCTCGCGCCCCGGCACCTGGAGGCGGAGGTCTCCATCGACACGCCTCCCGGCGCGCCGGTGACCGATGTGCGGGTCACGGCGGAGGACGGCTCTTTCGTACGGCTGCGGGACCGGCTCGGGCGGGGCGCACTGCTCGTCGTGCTGATCGCGCCGGGCACGGGTGTGTGGGACCGCAAGCACTGGGTCTCCGCGGGGCTCATGCCCCGGCTGGCCGCCGCGGTGACCGCGCTGCCGTACCCCGCGGAGCTGCTGGTCGCGGAGGAGTATCCGGGCGCGCCGGCGCACACCGTGCTGCTCGTGCGCCCCGACGGTCACCTGGTCACCGCGCTGAGCGGGGTCCGGCCGGCCGACCTGTACGCGGCGGCGGAGGCGACTCTCGGTGGGGCGGTGAAGGCCGAGAAGGAGACAGAGACAGAGACGGAGTCGGAATCGGAGGCGCAGGCAGAGGCCGGGGCCGGGGCGGGCTCCCGCGCGCGTTGA
- a CDS encoding winged helix-turn-helix domain-containing protein yields the protein MPLPPVPVELSDLAALKALGHPRRQRMLQHLTLHGPATSATLARALGLNTGSTSYHLRELARYGFVEETTAAVGQGRERWWRAVPGDLRFPPRSRQSAELRHVMDELNHHAYAADLELFEQLQLDAEEGDPWADAFPCSRGTIRLTLPELHEFFEEYIALLNRYKRPEADTPPDARTVLTRLLAFPAPADHNTRTDNRKETRPS from the coding sequence ATGCCCCTACCGCCCGTTCCCGTCGAGCTCTCCGACCTTGCCGCGCTCAAGGCGCTCGGCCACCCGCGTCGGCAGCGCATGCTCCAGCACCTCACCCTGCACGGCCCGGCGACCTCCGCCACGCTCGCCCGCGCACTGGGGCTGAACACCGGCTCGACCAGCTACCACCTGCGTGAACTCGCCAGGTACGGCTTCGTCGAGGAGACCACCGCGGCCGTCGGCCAGGGTCGGGAACGCTGGTGGCGGGCCGTCCCCGGCGACCTGCGCTTCCCGCCGCGCAGCCGACAGAGCGCGGAACTCCGGCACGTCATGGACGAGCTGAACCACCACGCCTACGCCGCCGATCTGGAGCTCTTCGAGCAGCTCCAGCTGGACGCGGAAGAGGGCGACCCATGGGCGGACGCCTTCCCCTGCTCGCGCGGCACCATCCGGCTGACCCTGCCCGAACTCCATGAGTTCTTCGAGGAGTACATCGCCCTCCTCAACCGCTACAAGCGCCCCGAGGCCGACACCCCGCCCGACGCCCGCACCGTACTCACACGCCTGCTCGCCTTCCCCGCCCCGGCAGACCACAACACCCGGACCGACAACAGAAAAGAGACCCGGCCCTCATGA
- a CDS encoding putative leader peptide: protein MHRRGLLRIVTDTDVRLWRRVHMDLVRYAGCVCRTSC, encoded by the coding sequence ATGCACCGGCGTGGTCTACTCCGGATCGTGACCGACACCGATGTGCGCCTGTGGCGGAGGGTCCATATGGACCTGGTCCGCTATGCGGGCTGCGTGTGTCGCACGTCCTGCTGA
- a CDS encoding glutamate ABC transporter substrate-binding protein: protein MKYRTSASAAVLTALALALTACGGESGNAGDQPAGESTGANAPKLPTYAVATGVKIDSPTLKKAQQAGKLVIGAKNDQPFLGFEDTTGKRSGFDIEIARMVAADLGFKPDQIEFKTVDSNVRETTISKGEVDLYVGTYTINDERKKQVGFAGPYFKAGADLLIRKDEKGITGPDSLKGKTVCSIKGSTPLQEIKKPKYGAKTVELSKYSECVQQLLNNEVDAVTTDDAILKGYAAQRPTKLKVVGKPFTQEPYGVGMNKDDKALRDAVNDALEKHEKNGDYKKAYEATLGLSGSPYAEPPAVNRY, encoded by the coding sequence ATGAAGTACCGCACCTCTGCCTCCGCGGCAGTCCTCACCGCCCTCGCGCTCGCCCTGACGGCCTGCGGCGGTGAGTCCGGCAACGCGGGCGACCAGCCCGCCGGCGAGAGCACGGGAGCGAACGCGCCGAAGTTGCCGACGTACGCCGTCGCCACCGGCGTGAAGATCGACTCCCCCACTCTGAAGAAGGCTCAGCAGGCCGGCAAGCTCGTCATCGGCGCCAAGAACGACCAGCCGTTCCTCGGCTTCGAGGACACCACCGGCAAGCGGTCCGGCTTCGACATCGAGATCGCCAGGATGGTTGCGGCGGACCTCGGCTTCAAGCCCGACCAGATCGAGTTCAAGACCGTCGACTCCAACGTCCGCGAGACCACCATCTCCAAGGGCGAGGTCGACCTGTACGTCGGTACGTACACGATCAACGACGAGCGCAAGAAGCAGGTCGGCTTCGCGGGCCCGTACTTCAAGGCCGGCGCGGACCTGCTCATCCGTAAGGATGAGAAGGGCATCACCGGTCCGGACTCGCTCAAGGGCAAGACCGTGTGCTCCATCAAGGGATCGACTCCGCTGCAGGAGATCAAGAAGCCCAAGTACGGTGCGAAGACGGTCGAGCTGTCGAAGTACTCCGAGTGCGTCCAGCAGCTTCTCAACAACGAGGTCGACGCCGTCACCACGGACGACGCCATCCTCAAGGGCTACGCCGCGCAGCGCCCCACCAAGCTCAAGGTGGTCGGCAAGCCGTTCACCCAGGAGCCGTACGGCGTCGGCATGAACAAGGACGACAAGGCCTTGCGCGACGCGGTCAACGACGCGCTGGAAAAGCACGAGAAGAACGGCGACTACAAGAAGGCGTACGAGGCGACGCTCGGTCTGTCCGGCTCGCCGTACGCGGAGCCGCCGGCCGTCAACCGCTACTGA
- a CDS encoding ABC transporter permease, producing the protein MMLRYALRTVRARKAGFLGAFFALMCAAALITACGTLLDTGLRGTIRTERYAAAPVVVSADQNVHQTTVKHKKGKTKIKHKAKPIAERAWLPVGLERTLARTPGAARVVPELTFLAEPLTPAGTGGRTAYGHAWDSAALTPYRLIAGTAPKTATDLVVDRYLAARARLRPGDHLTVQSTQSPRRYRISGIAAPATDVRHQTSLFFSTAEARRLAAHPGQVTAYGVLPAKGTDPDRLRQAVARTLHGTTAQVSSGDARGPVEFLDAAAARTRLVSMGGAMGGTSLLVAVLVVVGTFALSVQQRHRELALLRAIAATSGQIRRLLGHEALVVGAAAGTVGALLGLPLGGLLHDRFVALGAVPDTLQHTVSVFPPFAALAATLFGAWAAARIASRRIARIRPAEALAEARTERARTPWGRIVAGLLLLAGGVVLVVVLTSLRTEPASTPVTFLAVVVLSTSVALLGPLLVRAAALLLAGPLRLTGHSGRLATANLRGNAARMASAVTPLTLLIGMTCTVLFVQSTLGGAARAQAREGVTADWVVAAQGPGVPAGAARQLRTHDDAVTEVVRTTVRVGLDKYAAQGLTPEGLTRTWDPKVTAGSLDRLTGNTVAVSELAADQLHLKPGSTLELTLGDGTPATLTVAAVYARGLGFGDITFAHDLVAHHVDNPLASSVLVSTTRTQTQLATTLRKFPGLRILSPAAADSLQADRQQANAEVNYLAMGLVLAFTAIAVVNTLAMSVSERVREFALLRLAGATRRQVLRMLRTEALSVLLLATALGSGIALAVLTAFGIGMTGRAAPTVTPLLYVTVVAVAAVLALVATALPGRVALRVRAVTVATAKE; encoded by the coding sequence ATGATGCTGCGCTACGCCCTCCGGACCGTCCGTGCCCGCAAGGCCGGATTCCTCGGCGCCTTTTTCGCCCTGATGTGCGCGGCCGCACTCATCACCGCCTGCGGCACGCTTCTCGACACCGGCCTGCGCGGCACGATCCGCACCGAGCGCTACGCGGCGGCCCCCGTCGTGGTCTCCGCCGACCAGAACGTCCACCAGACCACCGTCAAGCACAAGAAGGGCAAGACCAAGATCAAGCACAAGGCGAAACCCATCGCCGAACGTGCCTGGCTCCCGGTCGGCCTGGAGCGCACCCTCGCCCGCACCCCGGGCGCGGCCCGGGTCGTCCCCGAACTGACCTTTCTCGCCGAGCCGTTGACCCCGGCCGGAACCGGCGGCCGTACCGCCTACGGACACGCCTGGGACTCCGCCGCGCTCACGCCGTACCGGCTGATCGCCGGCACCGCCCCCAAGACCGCCACCGACCTCGTCGTCGACCGGTACCTGGCCGCACGCGCCCGCCTTCGGCCCGGTGACCACCTCACCGTGCAGTCGACGCAGTCCCCGCGCCGCTACCGGATCTCCGGAATCGCCGCTCCCGCCACGGACGTACGCCATCAGACGTCGCTGTTCTTCTCCACCGCCGAGGCCCGCCGACTGGCCGCGCACCCAGGGCAGGTGACCGCATACGGCGTTCTCCCCGCCAAGGGCACGGACCCGGACCGGCTGCGACAGGCGGTGGCGCGGACGCTGCACGGCACCACCGCCCAGGTCAGCAGCGGAGACGCCCGCGGCCCCGTCGAGTTCCTGGACGCGGCAGCCGCCCGGACCCGGCTCGTCAGCATGGGCGGTGCGATGGGGGGAACCTCGCTGCTCGTGGCCGTCCTCGTGGTCGTCGGCACCTTCGCGCTCTCCGTCCAGCAGCGCCACCGCGAACTCGCCCTGCTCCGCGCCATCGCCGCCACGTCCGGCCAGATCCGCAGGCTGCTCGGCCACGAGGCCCTGGTCGTCGGCGCGGCCGCGGGCACGGTCGGCGCGCTCCTCGGGCTTCCCCTGGGCGGTCTGCTGCACGATCGGTTCGTCGCCCTGGGGGCCGTCCCCGACACGCTGCAGCACACCGTCAGCGTCTTCCCGCCCTTCGCCGCCCTGGCGGCGACCCTGTTCGGGGCGTGGGCAGCGGCCCGTATCGCCTCGCGCCGGATCGCCCGGATCCGCCCGGCCGAGGCACTGGCCGAGGCCAGGACCGAGCGCGCCCGCACCCCCTGGGGGCGTATCGTCGCCGGTCTGCTGCTGCTCGCCGGCGGAGTCGTCCTCGTCGTCGTCCTCACCTCCTTGCGCACCGAGCCCGCCTCGACTCCCGTGACCTTCCTCGCCGTCGTGGTCCTGTCGACCTCCGTCGCCCTGCTCGGTCCCCTGCTGGTCAGGGCAGCCGCGCTGCTGCTCGCCGGCCCGCTGCGGCTCACCGGTCACAGCGGGCGGCTCGCGACCGCCAACCTGCGCGGGAACGCCGCCCGGATGGCCTCCGCCGTCACCCCCCTCACCCTTCTCATCGGCATGACCTGCACCGTCCTGTTCGTCCAGTCGACCCTCGGCGGCGCCGCCCGGGCCCAGGCCCGCGAGGGCGTCACCGCGGACTGGGTCGTCGCCGCCCAGGGGCCGGGCGTCCCGGCCGGGGCCGCACGGCAGCTTCGTACCCACGACGACGCCGTCACCGAAGTGGTCCGCACGACCGTCCGCGTCGGCCTGGACAAGTACGCCGCCCAGGGCCTCACCCCCGAGGGACTCACCCGCACCTGGGACCCGAAGGTCACCGCCGGCTCCCTCGACCGGCTGACCGGGAACACCGTCGCGGTCAGTGAACTCGCCGCGGATCAGCTCCACTTGAAGCCCGGCAGCACTCTGGAACTCACTCTCGGCGACGGAACGCCCGCCACGCTCACCGTCGCCGCCGTCTACGCCAGGGGTCTCGGCTTCGGCGACATCACCTTCGCGCACGACCTCGTCGCCCACCACGTCGACAACCCGCTCGCCTCCTCCGTCCTCGTCAGCACGACCCGTACACAGACACAACTCGCGACTACTCTCCGTAAGTTCCCAGGACTCCGGATTCTTTCTCCGGCCGCCGCCGACTCGCTCCAGGCCGACCGGCAGCAGGCGAACGCCGAGGTCAACTATCTGGCCATGGGGCTCGTCCTGGCCTTCACGGCCATCGCCGTGGTCAACACGCTCGCGATGTCGGTCTCCGAACGCGTCCGGGAGTTCGCGCTGCTCCGCCTGGCCGGGGCGACCCGGCGCCAGGTGCTCCGGATGCTGCGCACCGAGGCGCTGTCGGTCCTGCTCCTCGCCACGGCGCTCGGCAGCGGCATCGCCCTCGCGGTGCTGACCGCGTTCGGCATCGGTATGACGGGCCGCGCCGCGCCCACTGTCACGCCGTTGCTGTACGTCACCGTCGTCGCGGTCGCCGCCGTTCTCGCCCTCGTGGCCACCGCGCTCCCGGGACGCGTGGCGCTCAGGGTGCGCGCGGTGACGGTGGCGACCGCGAAGGAGTAG